One Nicotiana sylvestris chromosome 12, ASM39365v2, whole genome shotgun sequence genomic window carries:
- the LOC138882688 gene encoding uncharacterized protein yields the protein MANMVGQVLESHKITFHEDELPPEGISHNKALHITVQCEDHFITRILVDGGSSLNICPLITLRTLGKGLHEVKDRAISVKDFDGSQRSTIGEISLCLQMGPTWFDVEFQVIDVPPADTLYGSEEDEALAAIKNLFLEDDMDCCVIFEEEGEEGPSIQAVNRGERLTNCITITYLDDEPTTVTCNEAMQQTDIDSEEDDILKEETRISAHFSPSEKKEYTEFLKEYEDIFAWSYDDMNGLSTSIVAHKLPTDPTWPPIWMDEEDAEKTAIITP from the exons ATGGCGAATATGGTGGGACAGGtgttggaaagtcacaagatcaccttccacgaggatgagttgccaccagaagggattagtcacaacaaggcattgcatatcactgtgcaatgcgaagatcatttcatcaccagaatcttgGTCGACGGgggatccagcctcaacatttgtccattgataaCTCTCAGGACATTGGGTAAAGGATTGCACGAGGTCAAAGACAGGGCTATCAGTGTCAAAGATTTTGATggatctcagaggtccaccattggagaAATTAGCCTATGCCTACAGATGGGACCCACCTGGTTTGATGTCGAGTTCCAAGTCATTGACGTACCA CCAGCCGACACTTTGTACGGATCAGAGGAAGACGAGGCACTAGCAGCAATAAAGAACCTGTTTCTGGaagatgatatggattgttgtgttattttcgaggaggaaggggaggaaggcccttccattcaAGCCGTGAACAGAGGGGAACGCCTCACCAATTG cattactattacatatcttgatgatgaaccgacgactgtaacttgcaacgaggcaatgcaacaaacggatatagattcagaagaggatgatatactaaAAGAG gaaacacgtaTTAGTGCACATttttcgccatcagaaaagaaagagtacacagagttcctaaaagagtatgaggatatctttgcatggtcttatgacgATATGAATGgcctcagcacatccattgtggctcacaagttgccaacAGATCCTACATGGCCGCCG atatggatggatgaagaagatgcagagaaaacggcgaTTATCACGCCATGA
- the LOC138882687 gene encoding uncharacterized protein translates to MRSMEQSLKSIQGLSGQKSVSYADLCMLPHVHLPLGFKTPKFEKYDGHGDPIAHLKRYCNQLRGTGRKEELLMAYFGESLVGIASEWYMDQDISYWHIWDDLARDFIRQFQYNIDISPDRNSLTNLKKKSSESFREYAVKWHEQTSRVKPPMDEIEMVTVFLQAQEADYFQNMMSAMRKLFAEAIKIGEMVENGFENGSNSKPIHYHSYLPSHSGWVWRSSKGKEKRKKYPWQCRVQENTVPPNPFSQKGPRSTITPTKT, encoded by the coding sequence atgaggagtatggaacaaAGTCTTAAAAGCATACAAGGAttgagtggacagaaaagtgtatcaTATGCCGACTTATGTATGTTACCTCATGTGCATCtgccattgggattcaaaaccccaaaatttgagaagtatgatggacacggtgatcctattgctcatctcaagagatattgcaaccAGCTGCGAGGAACCGGTAGGAAGGAAGAActcctcatggcctatttcggagaaagtctagTTGGCATCGCATctgaatggtacatggaccaagataTATCCTACTGGCACATCTGGGATGACCTTGCTAGAGATTTTatcagacagttccaatacaacattgatatttctccagataggaactcgttgacaaacttgaagaagaaatcctCGGAAAGCTTTCGAGAGTACGCAGTTAAATGGCATGAACAGAcctccagggtaaagcctccaatggatgagattgaaatggtcacagttttcctccaagctcaggaagctgactacttccaaaatatgatgtccgcaatgcGTAAACTGTTCGCTGAAGccatcaagattggcgaaatggttgaaaatgggtttgaaaacgggtcgaattctaagccaatccaCTATCAtagctacctcccaagccattcagggtgggtctggaggagtagcaaggggaaagaaaaaaggaagaaatatCCATGGCAGTGTCGGGTGCAAGAAAACACCGTACCCCCAAATCCCTTTTCTCAGAAAGGACCCCGCAGCACTATTACCCCCACCAAGACATAG